A region of Coregonus clupeaformis isolate EN_2021a unplaced genomic scaffold, ASM2061545v1 scaf5069, whole genome shotgun sequence DNA encodes the following proteins:
- the LOC121560454 gene encoding piggyBac transposable element-derived protein 4-like produces the protein MSAVRFTAKQVLEHIFSNDSDCDEEADEEASEEEDGEEYNPEDEETTEDDNDDDYDAAAAAAAAAEDDVQVEEGESERGERGDLRRCRSRRRSRRRSISPRTQHDIPRVERETFVSRNGQILWCLVPCDNNRGVGGAAAAAKSNRPVAEVPEDMRPGPTRQAVGQARDILSTFRLFFTPEIEDIILEMTNLEGVRKYGARGDGDGDGDDDHRHYADDDDHEDHEDRDRGGGGRWKAMDSTDLRAYVGLLILAGVYRSRGEAASSLWDAESGRTIFRATMPLKVFHAYSRLLRFDDRQTRAERRAAGGGDKLAAVREVWDKWVERLPLLYNPGPDVTVDEQLVPFRGRCPFRQYIPSKPAKYGIKTWVACDSKSSYAWKMQVYTGKATCGGPEKNQGMRVVLDLTQGLRGHNVTCDNFFTSYELARQLLTRNVTVVGTVRKNKPELPQALLASKDRLLFSSKFAFTPTTALVSYLPKKNKNVLLLSTLHTEAHVSRRQDKKPAIVLDYNSNKGGVDNLDKVIGTYSCRRMTARWPLVIFHNILDVSSYNAFVIWRELNPTWMPGKRNKRRVFLEQLGKALVTPFIQRRARLPRTEASAALVKAVQRATYRDQPRRDHAPAAPDHAPAQAPNPAQPSKRKRCQ, from the exons ATGAGTGCTGTGCGATTCACGGCCAAACAGGTCCTAGAACATATATTTTCCAATGACTCTGACTGCGACGAGGAAGCGGACGAGGAAGCGTCCGAAGAAGAAGACGGGGAGGAATACAACCCAGAGGATGAGGAGACCACAGAGGACGACAACGACGACGACTACGACGCCGCAGCCGCTGCCGCCGCCGCCGCAGAGGACGATGTCCAAgtagaagaag GTGAAAGTGAGCGAGGAGAGCGAGGAGACCTCCGCCGCTGCCGCAGCCGCCGCCGCAGCCGCCGCCGCAGCATCAGCCCCAGAACACAACACGATATCCCTCGAGTGGAAAGAGAGACATTCGTGTCGAGAAACGGCCAAATCCTATGGTGCTTGGTGCCCTGTGACAACAATCGGGGCGTCGGAGGGGCCGCCGCAGCGGCAAAAAGTAACAGGCCGGTTGCTGAGGTGCCGGAGGACATGAGGCCCGGGCCTACTAGGCAGGCCGTAGGCCAAGCCCGCGACATCCTCTCCACGTTCCGCTTGTTTTTCACACCCGAGATAGAAGACATCATCCTGGAGATGACCAATCTGGAGGGCGTTCGAAAATACGGAGCCCGAGGCGACGGCGACGGCGACGGCGACGACGACCACCGCCACTACGCCGACGACGACGACCACGAAGACCACGAAGACCGCGACCGCGGCGGCGGCGGTCGCTGGAAAGCGATggactccacagacctgcgagccTACGTAGGGCTGCTCATCCTAGCCGGCGTGTACAGGTCCCGAGGCGAAGCGGCCTCTAGTCTCTGGGACGCCGAGAGCGGAAGGACCATTTTCCGCGCAACCATGCCGCTCAAAGTCTTTCACGCTTACTCGAGACTCCTTCGCTTCGACGACCGCCAGACCAGAGCCGAGAGACGCGCAGCAGGCGGCGGTGACAAACTTGCGGCCGTGAGAGAGGTCTGGGACAAGTGGGTCGAGAGGCTGCCGCTCCTCTACAACCCCGGGCCCGACGTGACGGTGGACGAGCAACTGGTCCCTTTCAGAG gccgaTGTCCTTTCCGCCAGTATATCCCAAGCAAGCCGGCCAAATACGGCATCAAGACCTGGGTGGCCTGCGACTCCAAATCCAGCTACGCCTGGAAGATGCAGGTCTACACCGGGAAGGCCACATGCGGAGGCCCCGAGAAGAACCAGGGGATGAGGGTCGTGCTCGATTTGACGCAGGGACTCAGGGGTCACAACGTCACCTGCGACAATTTCTTCACCTCATACGAGCTCGCGCGCCAGCTCCTGACCAGGAACGTCACCGTGGTCGGCACAGTCAGAAAGAACAAGCCAGAGCTCCCGCAGGCGCTGCTCGCCTCAAAGGAcaggctcctcttctcctccaagtTCGCCTTCACGCCCACCACCGCTCTAGTGTCCTACCTGCCAAAGAAAAACAAGAACGTCTTACTCCTGAGCACGCTGCACACCGAGGCTCACGTTAGCCGTCGCCAGGACAAGAAGCCGGCCATCGTCCTAGACTACAACAGCAACAAGGGAGGTGTGGACAACCTAGACAAGGTGATTGGAACCTACAGCTGCAGGAGGATGACCGCGCGCTGGCCCCTGGTCATCTTCCACAACATCCTTGACGTGTCCTCTTACAACGCTTTTGTCATATGGCGAGAGCTCAACCCTACTTGGATGCCTGGTAAGCGAAACAAGAGGAGGGTGTTCCTCGAGCAGCTGGGAAAGGCACTAGTGACTCCGTTCATACAAAGAAGGGCCCGTCTCCCTCGCACCGAAGCCTCTGCGGCGCTCGTCAAAGCTGTTCAGAGGGCTACGTATCGTGATCAGCCCCGGCGTGATCACGCCCCCGCAGCACCGGACCACGCACCGGCCCAAGCACCCAACCCCGCACAACCCAGTAAGAGGAAGAGGTGTCAG